The genomic interval TATTGCCAGCTTCAAAATAGTATAAAGCTTTAACTCTAGGTGCAGCAAGTATGAAAGCATACTGTTTatcttactagaaaaaaatgtaaacaTGTAAATATCCAACTTTGCAGCGGAATATGATCCTCCGACGTAAATTAACATGTGACAATTGCCTCATGACCCCACTTGTCAGCCACAAAGTTATGGTTATGTTATGCCAGAGGATCTGATTCGGCATGCGGATCCTTGGGCTGGTTGGTTTGCATGATATTTTCGTAGCAAAAACTAGTTGTAGTTGAGTCCATGGCTCTAAAATTCTCCTAAGGTCCGCCATTGATCTCCCCATGCAAGAGGGAGGCATGTCTCAGAGAGGCCTGTAGCGACTAGCGAATGAGCAGGGGTCCAACAGGCCAACAGGAAGCTCGTACCAAGACTTGCAGGCAGAAACCTACATGAATGAATGCCTTGATTGCGTGCCGGGCAGTCTCCCCACATTCGCAGCAGCATGCAGCTGACACCGATCGAACAGGgcgcacgtacgtacgtccGAGGTTGGCCAGTGGAAAGTGCGCTGCGCTGCGACGGGTGGCAACGGAACGCAACGCGCCCCATATGCATCGCATCCGTTTCGTCGCTTCCGCCTTGCCGGTGGCTGCCAAAATTGCCATCCCCTGGCCAGTAAATCAGCAAGGGGCAGTGGCGCAGTGTGCAAGCTGGCCTGGGTGTAAGACGGTACAAAAGTGGTGCGTAGCGCATGTGAAACTGATGGTGAAACACATGTGACGCGAGACGAGACTTGAGGCGGGGAGAGGGCTATCAGGCAACCCCACCGCACCACCGGAACCACCACCTCACAAACACCGTCACCAAACGCCGATTTAATACCCTTAAAAGCGACCCGATCCCCAGTCCGGGCAAAGCAAACCCCCACATtcctccgctgctgctgcgtcgcgcgcgcgtgtgtgcaGTGCACCGCCCGTTCGCGGAGCCGATTGATTTTACAACACCGCGCTCGCTCGCGGTCGCGGGGGGGCGGAAGCTGGTACTACTCGCTATCATGAACGGTGGCATTGGCGACGCGCTGATGCAGCCGCAGCACGTGCAGGtcatgtcgtcgtcgttgccgatGGTGGCGTCGACGTTCGtggcggagccggcggcggcggcggccaacaaGCCGAGGGCCGCGGGGctgccgcccacgccgccgcaggTGTTCGCCGcccagcgcgcggcggcggcggcgggcggcgacgtgtGCATGGAGGAGTCGGCGCAGGGGGGTGGTGGCGGGCTGCCGCCGCGCAAGGCGCACCGCCGCTCCAGCAGCGACGTGCCGTTCGGGTACCTGGCCGGGCAGCACCAGCTCCTGCCGCCCAAGGTGGAGGCCGGGTGGGGccacctcggcgccggcgccggcggcgcagctGCCGCCGATGACCTGTTCAACGCGTACCTGAACCTGGAGGGGCTGGACGGGCTCAACTCCTCCGACGACCGCCACGACGAAGGGGACAGCCGCGGGAGCAGCATCAAGACCAACGGCGCCGACAGCAGCGAGAACGAGTCGGAGGAGTGCGCCGACGACACCCGCGGCGGGATCCGCCTCTGgtccgccgacggcggcgagaggagggagggcgTCAAGAGGAACGCCGCGGGGGagccggccaccgcgccgctgGCCCGTCACGCCAGGAGCCTCTCCATGGACAGCCTCATCGGGAAGTTCAACTTcacggcggggacggcggcggctgcggggaACGGTGTCGCGTTGGGGCCGAACAGGTTCAGCCTGGAATTCGGCAGCGGCGAGTTCACCCCCTCCGAGATGAAGAAGATCATGGCCGACGAGAAGCTGGCCGAGATGGCGCTCGCCGACCCAAAGCGCGTCAAGAGGTAAATAATATTCGATCACTCTCCCATCCATCCATATCGTCTCGCAAATGCAAATGATTAGAAAACGATCGATGATTGCAATGTATATTGAGCGCTACGACATGAGGGGATCGATCGACTGATCGCTGAGAGCTTTCTTCCTCCGGTGACAGGGTGCTGGCGAACAGGcagtcggcggcgaggtccaAGGAGAGGAAGATGAGGTACATTGCGGAGCTGGAGCAGAAGGTGCAGATCCTGCAGTCGGAGGCGACCAATCTGTCCGCGCAGCTCACGATGATGCAGGTAACACGCACTGATCCCTTCGCCTTCCCGCTTTCTCGTGCAATTGCCGTCTCATCGTCCTGATCGCCTTTTTTCCTGCGTGAAATCCACACGGTTGTTTACGTTGTCTGTGACTGTTTTGGCTTTTGGCAGCGCGACTCGGCGGGGCTCGCGACGCAGAACAACGAGCTCAAGTTCAGGCTGCATGCCATGGAGCAGCAGGCGCAGCTGCGCGACGGTACGTGCCTCCCCTAAACCTCCTCGATCACTCGCTCCTCCCATGTTTGTGCTCGCCAACGTCATAAGATACTTTAGATGTGCTCGGCACTATGATGAACAGTCTTGTGTAAGTTATTGACGTTGACATGCTTGTTTGTCCTAGTGCTTGTCAACTGTTGCCATAATCTCGTGTTTTTGCGCTTGGAGGTTGGTAGTTAGCTTTTCtttatgcatatatttttctctCGGGAAGCCGGTGGTCGTTAGTATGTACTCCTACTACTGGTAGGGAGGAGGACATGCCTTAGCAATCATCCAAGAACGAAGATTTGCTAT from Oryza glaberrima chromosome 3, OglaRS2, whole genome shotgun sequence carries:
- the LOC127767212 gene encoding bZIP transcription factor 29-like, which gives rise to MNGGIGDALMQPQHVQVMSSSLPMVASTFVAEPAAAAANKPRAAGLPPTPPQVFAAQRAAAAAGGDVCMEESAQGGGGGLPPRKAHRRSSSDVPFGYLAGQHQLLPPKVEAGWGHLGAGAGGAAAADDLFNAYLNLEGLDGLNSSDDRHDEGDSRGSSIKTNGADSSENESEECADDTRGGIRLWSADGGERREGVKRNAAGEPATAPLARHARSLSMDSLIGKFNFTAGTAAAAGNGVALGPNRFSLEFGSGEFTPSEMKKIMADEKLAEMALADPKRVKRVLANRQSAARSKERKMRYIAELEQKVQILQSEATNLSAQLTMMQRDSAGLATQNNELKFRLHAMEQQAQLRDALNEALTTEVQRLKLATAELGDSCSSSSLAQQIQLNAQNQMFQLQQQQATQIPFYQLQQSQQNGAAKNNESKE